One Paralichthys olivaceus isolate ysfri-2021 chromosome 8, ASM2471397v2, whole genome shotgun sequence genomic region harbors:
- the LOC109627380 gene encoding ankyrin repeat and SOCS box protein 5-like isoform X2 produces the protein MSYTYQWLDVPWGDGDMGSWADRSPLHEAASQGRLLALRTLLAQGYHANIVTIDHVTPLHEACLSGHLACVRALINAGANVNAATIDSVTPLYNCCVSGNVGCMELLLQNGAHTHMPHTHFPSALHEACKRGRSQCVESLLTHGADPDYEVSHLGSPLYMSCLHQHTACSKILLHRGANVNVGRGGDGPLHAAVRQDDADQVSLLLDYGADVNLRDSNNQRALELAPQGGKTQQLLQAFEVSPRSLCQVCRIQIRNLIGRSRLKHLSCLPLPPLLTHYLEHT, from the exons ATGTCGTACACGTACCAGTGGCTGGATGTGCCATGGGGAGACGGAGATATGG GATCCTGGGCAGATCGCTCCCCTCTCCATGAAGCAGCTTCTCAGGGTCGACTGCTCGCTCTGCGCACTCTGCTGGcccag GGATATCACGCCAACATTGTCACTATTGATCATGTGACCCCTCTCCATGAAGCCTGCCTATCTGGACACTTGGCCTGTGTCAGAGCATTAATAAATGCTGGAGCTAAT GTAAATGCTGCTACCATCGACAGCGTCACTCCCCTTTacaactgttgtgtttctgggAATGTCGGCTGTATGGAACTACTGCTGCAgaacggagcacacacacacatgccacacacacacttcccgtCAGCTCTGCACGAAGCCTGCAAGAGAG GTCGCAGCCAGTGTGTAGAGTCCCTGCTGACTCATGGGGCAGATCCAGACTATGAGGTGTCCCATCTGGGCTCTCCTCTCTACATGAGCTGTCTGCACCAACACACAGCTTGCTCCAAGATTCTCCTGCACAGAG GAGCCAATGTTAATGtaggcagaggaggagacggtCCTCTTCATGCAGCTGTCAGACAGGACGATGCTGATCAGGTGTCACTGTTGCTCGACTATGGAGCTGATGTCAACCTCAGAGACAGCAACAATCAGCGAGCTCTGGAGTTAGCGCCCCAGGgtggaaaaacacagcagctgctacAAGCATTTGAAG ttTCTCCCAGGAGCCTCTGCCAGGTGTGTCGTATCCAGATCAGGAATCTGATTGGTCGATCCAGACTGAAGCATCTCTCCTGCCTTCCTCTGCCCCCCCTGCTCACCCACTATCTGGAGCACACatag
- the spcs3 gene encoding signal peptidase complex subunit 3 — MNTVLSRANSLFAFSLSVMAALTFGCFITTAFKDRRVPVDIHVSKVMLKNVDDFTGPRERSDLGFITFDLSANLQPIFDWNVKQLFLYLSAEYASKSNSLNQVVLWDKIVLRGENTKLNLRGMKSKYFFFDDGNGLRANKNITLTLSWNVVPNAGILPLVAGSGHVSLPFPESYETTRSY, encoded by the exons ATGAATACTGTTCTCTCCAGAGCCAACTCTCTGTTCGCCTTCTCGCTGAGCGTCATGGCGGCTCTAACGTTCGGCTGCTTCATCACCACCGCCTTCAAAGACAGAAGAGTGCCCGTGGACATCCACGTCTCCAAAGTCATGCT GAAGAACGTCGATGACTTCACAGGACCCAGAGAGCGCAGTGATCTGGGGTTCATCACCTTTGACCTCTCGGCTA ATCTGCAGCCAATTTTTGACTGGAACGTGAAACAGCTATTTCTCTATCTGTCTGCCGAGTACGCCTCAAAGAGTAAT tctctgAATCAGGTGGTGCTTTGGGATAAGATCGTCCTTCgaggtgaaaacacaaagctgaACCTCAGAGGCATGAAATCTAAATACTTCTTCTTTGATGATGGGAACGGACTCAG AGCCAACAAGAACATCACGCTGACGCTGTCATGGAATGTTGTTCCCAATGCTGGCATCCTGCCTCTTGTTGCTGGGAGTGGACACGTCAGCCTCCCCTTCCCAGAGTCGTACGAGACCACCAGGAGCTACTAG
- the LOC109627380 gene encoding ankyrin repeat and SOCS box protein 5-like isoform X1: MSSERVRTDMPEVPSGAPEVSRKRAAESGPLPEHSPERKKACWGILTSQGSWADRSPLHEAASQGRLLALRTLLAQGYHANIVTIDHVTPLHEACLSGHLACVRALINAGANVNAATIDSVTPLYNCCVSGNVGCMELLLQNGAHTHMPHTHFPSALHEACKRGRSQCVESLLTHGADPDYEVSHLGSPLYMSCLHQHTACSKILLHRGANVNVGRGGDGPLHAAVRQDDADQVSLLLDYGADVNLRDSNNQRALELAPQGGKTQQLLQAFEVSPRSLCQVCRIQIRNLIGRSRLKHLSCLPLPPLLTHYLEHT, from the exons ATGAGCTCTGAGCGCGTGAGGACCGACATGCCCGAGGTCCCGTCCGGAGCTCCGGAGGTGTCCCGGAAAAGAGCCGCCGAGTCTGGACCGCTGCCCGAACATAGTCCGGAGAGGAAGAAAGCCTGCTGGGGCATCCTGACCAGCCAAG GATCCTGGGCAGATCGCTCCCCTCTCCATGAAGCAGCTTCTCAGGGTCGACTGCTCGCTCTGCGCACTCTGCTGGcccag GGATATCACGCCAACATTGTCACTATTGATCATGTGACCCCTCTCCATGAAGCCTGCCTATCTGGACACTTGGCCTGTGTCAGAGCATTAATAAATGCTGGAGCTAAT GTAAATGCTGCTACCATCGACAGCGTCACTCCCCTTTacaactgttgtgtttctgggAATGTCGGCTGTATGGAACTACTGCTGCAgaacggagcacacacacacatgccacacacacacttcccgtCAGCTCTGCACGAAGCCTGCAAGAGAG GTCGCAGCCAGTGTGTAGAGTCCCTGCTGACTCATGGGGCAGATCCAGACTATGAGGTGTCCCATCTGGGCTCTCCTCTCTACATGAGCTGTCTGCACCAACACACAGCTTGCTCCAAGATTCTCCTGCACAGAG GAGCCAATGTTAATGtaggcagaggaggagacggtCCTCTTCATGCAGCTGTCAGACAGGACGATGCTGATCAGGTGTCACTGTTGCTCGACTATGGAGCTGATGTCAACCTCAGAGACAGCAACAATCAGCGAGCTCTGGAGTTAGCGCCCCAGGgtggaaaaacacagcagctgctacAAGCATTTGAAG ttTCTCCCAGGAGCCTCTGCCAGGTGTGTCGTATCCAGATCAGGAATCTGATTGGTCGATCCAGACTGAAGCATCTCTCCTGCCTTCCTCTGCCCCCCCTGCTCACCCACTATCTGGAGCACACatag